In one Juglans regia cultivar Chandler chromosome 11, Walnut 2.0, whole genome shotgun sequence genomic region, the following are encoded:
- the LOC108999631 gene encoding dormancy-associated protein homolog 3-like, with translation MGLLDQLWDDTIAGPRPDEGLGKLRKHSAFSFRSGSGKESDGGNARSYGEDSSDEAIRVTRSIMIINPPGYQNGSPPVSPAGSTTPVSPFSGGRDSFRFRRRSTSDVYEKASKARTRSPPPYDV, from the exons ATGGGCCTACTCGACCAGCTGTGGGACGACACAATCGCCGGTCCGCGGCCGGATGAAGGTCTCGGGAAGCTCCGGAAGCACTCTGCGTTTTCCTTCCGATCTGGATCCGGCAAGG AATCTGATGGAGGAAATGCGAGGTCATACGGTGAGGATTCGTCGGATGAGGCTATAAGAGTTACGCGCAGCATCATGATAATAAACCCACCCGGGTACCAAAACGGGTCGCCTCCGGTCTCGCCAGCCGGATCTACCACCCCGGTGTCGCCTTTTTCCG GAGGTAGAGACTCGTTTCGATTTCGAAGAAGGTCGACCTCGGATGTGTACGAGAAGGCGAGTAAAGCTCGAACCAGAAGCCCTCCTCCTTATGATGTGTGA
- the LOC109012739 gene encoding glutamate receptor 3.6-like isoform X1 produces the protein MKIVYLWLLGMIFYNGRFISTGTAASPRPDVVNIGAILSFNTSVGKVAKLAIELAVDEVNSRTDVLNGTKLKLAMQDTKLSSGFLGIVEALRFMEDDTVAIIGPQQSVMAHIISHIANELQVPLLSFAATDPTLNSLQFPYFVRTTQSDDFQMAAVADIVGYYEWRDVIAIYIDDDHGRNGVSALGDKLAEKRCKISYRAPMSPKLSSVEIKNALFKVALMESRVIILHIYATWGLDVLNVARELGMMRSGYVWIATDWLSTVLDTESSLTSAAVDSIQGVLTLRMHMPDSEPKRELFKRWNNLTASNTENSRFGLNTYGMYAYDTVWLLAHSLDKFLNQGGNISFSNDTSLTEFHGGRLQFDAMSIFDGGNLLLSSILKVNITGVTGKLEFTSEGDLFHPAYEVINVIGTGIRTIGYWSNSSGLSVSSPDKYNAHEPNTSSSKQKLYGVIWPGQTTQKPRGWVFSSSGRQLRVGVPNRVSYHEFVSRIENSDSYGGFCIDVFNAAKDELPYAVPYKFVPFGDGHKNPVTSDLLHLITTGALDAVVGDITITTNRTRMVDFTQPYIESGLVVVAPVSKLNSSAWAFLRPFTPMMWCATGVFFLVVGAVVWILERRTNDEFRGPPRRQFVTIIWFSFSTLFFSHRERIASTLGRFVLIIWLFVVLILNSSYTASMTSILTVEQLSSPVKGIGSLVTSSDPIGFQRGSFAENYLTDELNIHRSRLVPLNSIGEFEKALRDGPSKGGVAAVVDERAYMELFLSTRCEFGIVGQEFTKMGWGFAFPRDSPLAIDMSTAILTLSENGGLQRLHDKWLTRSACSSEGTKQDVVRLQVRSFWGLFLLCGSVCLLALLFYLIKMIRQYRRHYSGQIISPQSGLLRSFLSFVKEKEDHHHHHEEAAA, from the exons ATGAAGATCGTGTACTTGTGGCTTCTGGGAATGATTTTCTACAATGGGCGTTTTATTAGCACCGGTACGGCTGCTTCTCCAAGACCGGATGTCGTTAACATTGGGGCCATTTTGTCCTTCAATACTTCCGTTGGGAAAGTTGCAAAACTAGCAATAGAACTTGCAGTCGATGAAGTGAATTCCAGAACAGATGTTCTCAATGGAACTAAGCTAAAACTTGCGATGCAGGATACAAAATTATCTAGCGGATTTCTGGGAATTGTTGAGG CTCTGCGGTTTATGGAGGACGATACAGTGGCCATAATTGGTCCCCAGCAATCAGTTATGGCTCATATAATTTCACATATTGCGAATGAGCTCCAAGTCCCTCTATTATCCTTTGCCGCAACAGACCCTACCTTGAATTCACTTCAGTTCCCTTACTTTGTTCGAACAACGCAAAGTGATGACTTCCAGATGGCAGCCGTGGCAGATATTGTTGGCTACTACGAATGGCGAGATGTAATAGCAATctatattgatgatgatcatgGCAGAAATGGGGTTTCTGCATTAGGGGACAAGCTAGCCGAGAAGCGTTGTAAAATCTCTTACAGAGCACCTATGAGCCCCAAATTAAGTAGTGTTGAAATCAAAAATGCACTTTTTAAGGTTGCTTTAATGGAGTCTCGGGTCATTATCCTCCACATTTATGCTACCTGGGGTCTAGATGTACTTAATGTGGCCCGGGAACTGGGAATGATGCGAAGTGGATATGTGTGGATAGCCACCGATTGGCTCTCCACAGTACTTGACACGGAATCTTCCCTGACTTCAGCGGCAGTGGACAGTATTCAAGGGGTTCTTACGTTGCGCATGCATATGCCGGATTCAGAACCCAAAAGAGAACTTTTTAAAAGGTGGAACAATTTGACTGCATCAAATACAGAAAACAGTCGTTTTGGACTAAATACTTATGGTATGTACGCCTATGACACTGTTTGGCTTCTTGCTCATTCACTTGATAAATTTCTAAATCAGGGGGGGAACATATCCTTTTCAAATGATACAAGTTTGACCGAGTTTCACGGAGGAAGATTGCAGTTTGATGCTATGAGTATCTTTGATGGAGGGAACCTGTTGCTTAGTAGCATTTTAAAGGTTAATATAACAGGTGTAACTGGCAAACTAGAGTTCACTTCAGAGGGGGACCTCTTTCACCCTGCATACGAAGTCATCAATGTCATTGGCACAGGAATTAGGACAATTGGTTATTGGTCCAATTCTTCAGGCTTATCAGTTTCGTCTCCAGACAAATACAATGCACATGAGCCCAATACTTCcagctcaaaacagaaactatatGGCGTAATCTGGCCTGGCCAAACCACTCAAAAGCCTCGTGGGTGGGTTTTCTCAAGCAGCGGAAGGCAACTTCGCGTTGGAGTGCCAAACCGTGTTAGTTATCATGAGTTTGTCTCGCGGATAGAGAACTCTGATTCGTATGGTGGCTTTTGCATTGATGTATTTAATGCTGCAAAGGACGAATTGCCATATGCAGTCCCATATAAGTTCGTTCCATTTGGGGATGGACATAAGAATCCGGTAACCTCAGATCTTTTGCACCTGATCACAACTGGT GCCTTGGATGCTGTGGTTGGCGACATTACAATTACCACAAACCGGACAAGGATGGTGGATTTTACGCAGCCATATATTGAGTCTGGGCTAGTAGTAGTGGCCCCAGTTTCGAAGTTGAACTCTAGCGCTTGGGCTTTTCTGAGACCATTTACTCCAATGATGTGGTGTGCCACAGGTGTATTTTTCCTTGTTGTGGGAGCAGTTGTATGGATCTTGGAGCGCAGGACGAATGATGAGTTTAGGGGTCCTCCCAGAAGACAATTTGTCACCATCATATG GTTTAGCTTTTCAACATTGTTTTTCTCTCACA GAGAGAGGATCGCAAGCACTCTGGGTCGGTTTGTGCTGATAATATGGCTGTTTGTAGTTCTAATACTGAACTCGAGTTACACAGCAAGCATGACATCAATCCTGACAGTGGAACAGCTATCATCCCCAGTGAAAGGGATCGGAAGTTTAGTAACAAGCAGTGACCCAATCGGCTTCCAGAGAGGTTCATTTGCTGAAAATTATTTAACAGACGAGCTCAACATACACAGGTCCAGACTAGTTCCTCTGAATTCGATTGGAGAATTTGAGAAAGCATTGAGGGACGGTCCCAGTAAGGGTGGAGTTGCTGCAGTGGTTGACGAGCGTGCATATATGGAGCTCTTCCTTTCCACCAGATGTGAATTTGGTATAGTTGGTCAAGAATTCACCAAAATGGGCTGGGGTTTt GCATTTCCACGAGACTCGCCACTAGCAATTGACATGTCAACAGCGATCCTAACACTGTCAGAGAACGGGGGTCTACAAAGGCTTCACGACAAATGGCTCACAAGAAGTGCATGCAGCTCTGAAGGTACAAAGCAGGACGTCGTTCGCCTACAAGTCCGAAGCTTCTGGGGACTCTTCTTACTCTGTGGCTCCGTTTGTCTTCTTGCTCTCCTTTTTTATCTCATCAAGATGATACGTCAGTACAGGAGGCATTATTCCGGGCAGATCATCAGCCCCCAATCTGGACTTCTCCGATCCTTCCTTTCATTTGTTAAAGAAAaggaagatcatcatcatcatcatgaggaAGCTGCAGCATGA
- the LOC109012739 gene encoding glutamate receptor 3.6-like isoform X2, whose translation MKIVYLWLLGMIFYNGRFISTGTAASPRPDVVNIGAILSFNTSVGKVAKLAIELAVDEVNSRTDVLNGTKLKLAMQDTKLSSGFLGIVEALRFMEDDTVAIIGPQQSVMAHIISHIANELQVPLLSFAATDPTLNSLQFPYFVRTTQSDDFQMAAVADIVGYYEWRDVIAIYIDDDHGRNGVSALGDKLAEKRCKISYRAPMSPKLSSVEIKNALFKVALMESRVIILHIYATWGLDVLNVARELGMMRSGYVWIATDWLSTVLDTESSLTSAAVDSIQGVLTLRMHMPDSEPKRELFKRWNNLTASNTENSRFGLNTYGMYAYDTVWLLAHSLDKFLNQGGNISFSNDTSLTEFHGGRLQFDAMSIFDGGNLLLSSILKVNITGVTGKLEFTSEGDLFHPAYEVINVIGTGIRTIGYWSNSSGLSVSSPDKYNAHEPNTSSSKQKLYGVIWPGQTTQKPRGWVFSSSGRQLRVGVPNRVSYHEFVSRIENSDSYGGFCIDVFNAAKDELPYAVPYKFVPFGDGHKNPALDAVVGDITITTNRTRMVDFTQPYIESGLVVVAPVSKLNSSAWAFLRPFTPMMWCATGVFFLVVGAVVWILERRTNDEFRGPPRRQFVTIIWFSFSTLFFSHRERIASTLGRFVLIIWLFVVLILNSSYTASMTSILTVEQLSSPVKGIGSLVTSSDPIGFQRGSFAENYLTDELNIHRSRLVPLNSIGEFEKALRDGPSKGGVAAVVDERAYMELFLSTRCEFGIVGQEFTKMGWGFAFPRDSPLAIDMSTAILTLSENGGLQRLHDKWLTRSACSSEGTKQDVVRLQVRSFWGLFLLCGSVCLLALLFYLIKMIRQYRRHYSGQIISPQSGLLRSFLSFVKEKEDHHHHHEEAAA comes from the exons ATGAAGATCGTGTACTTGTGGCTTCTGGGAATGATTTTCTACAATGGGCGTTTTATTAGCACCGGTACGGCTGCTTCTCCAAGACCGGATGTCGTTAACATTGGGGCCATTTTGTCCTTCAATACTTCCGTTGGGAAAGTTGCAAAACTAGCAATAGAACTTGCAGTCGATGAAGTGAATTCCAGAACAGATGTTCTCAATGGAACTAAGCTAAAACTTGCGATGCAGGATACAAAATTATCTAGCGGATTTCTGGGAATTGTTGAGG CTCTGCGGTTTATGGAGGACGATACAGTGGCCATAATTGGTCCCCAGCAATCAGTTATGGCTCATATAATTTCACATATTGCGAATGAGCTCCAAGTCCCTCTATTATCCTTTGCCGCAACAGACCCTACCTTGAATTCACTTCAGTTCCCTTACTTTGTTCGAACAACGCAAAGTGATGACTTCCAGATGGCAGCCGTGGCAGATATTGTTGGCTACTACGAATGGCGAGATGTAATAGCAATctatattgatgatgatcatgGCAGAAATGGGGTTTCTGCATTAGGGGACAAGCTAGCCGAGAAGCGTTGTAAAATCTCTTACAGAGCACCTATGAGCCCCAAATTAAGTAGTGTTGAAATCAAAAATGCACTTTTTAAGGTTGCTTTAATGGAGTCTCGGGTCATTATCCTCCACATTTATGCTACCTGGGGTCTAGATGTACTTAATGTGGCCCGGGAACTGGGAATGATGCGAAGTGGATATGTGTGGATAGCCACCGATTGGCTCTCCACAGTACTTGACACGGAATCTTCCCTGACTTCAGCGGCAGTGGACAGTATTCAAGGGGTTCTTACGTTGCGCATGCATATGCCGGATTCAGAACCCAAAAGAGAACTTTTTAAAAGGTGGAACAATTTGACTGCATCAAATACAGAAAACAGTCGTTTTGGACTAAATACTTATGGTATGTACGCCTATGACACTGTTTGGCTTCTTGCTCATTCACTTGATAAATTTCTAAATCAGGGGGGGAACATATCCTTTTCAAATGATACAAGTTTGACCGAGTTTCACGGAGGAAGATTGCAGTTTGATGCTATGAGTATCTTTGATGGAGGGAACCTGTTGCTTAGTAGCATTTTAAAGGTTAATATAACAGGTGTAACTGGCAAACTAGAGTTCACTTCAGAGGGGGACCTCTTTCACCCTGCATACGAAGTCATCAATGTCATTGGCACAGGAATTAGGACAATTGGTTATTGGTCCAATTCTTCAGGCTTATCAGTTTCGTCTCCAGACAAATACAATGCACATGAGCCCAATACTTCcagctcaaaacagaaactatatGGCGTAATCTGGCCTGGCCAAACCACTCAAAAGCCTCGTGGGTGGGTTTTCTCAAGCAGCGGAAGGCAACTTCGCGTTGGAGTGCCAAACCGTGTTAGTTATCATGAGTTTGTCTCGCGGATAGAGAACTCTGATTCGTATGGTGGCTTTTGCATTGATGTATTTAATGCTGCAAAGGACGAATTGCCATATGCAGTCCCATATAAGTTCGTTCCATTTGGGGATGGACATAAGAATCCG GCCTTGGATGCTGTGGTTGGCGACATTACAATTACCACAAACCGGACAAGGATGGTGGATTTTACGCAGCCATATATTGAGTCTGGGCTAGTAGTAGTGGCCCCAGTTTCGAAGTTGAACTCTAGCGCTTGGGCTTTTCTGAGACCATTTACTCCAATGATGTGGTGTGCCACAGGTGTATTTTTCCTTGTTGTGGGAGCAGTTGTATGGATCTTGGAGCGCAGGACGAATGATGAGTTTAGGGGTCCTCCCAGAAGACAATTTGTCACCATCATATG GTTTAGCTTTTCAACATTGTTTTTCTCTCACA GAGAGAGGATCGCAAGCACTCTGGGTCGGTTTGTGCTGATAATATGGCTGTTTGTAGTTCTAATACTGAACTCGAGTTACACAGCAAGCATGACATCAATCCTGACAGTGGAACAGCTATCATCCCCAGTGAAAGGGATCGGAAGTTTAGTAACAAGCAGTGACCCAATCGGCTTCCAGAGAGGTTCATTTGCTGAAAATTATTTAACAGACGAGCTCAACATACACAGGTCCAGACTAGTTCCTCTGAATTCGATTGGAGAATTTGAGAAAGCATTGAGGGACGGTCCCAGTAAGGGTGGAGTTGCTGCAGTGGTTGACGAGCGTGCATATATGGAGCTCTTCCTTTCCACCAGATGTGAATTTGGTATAGTTGGTCAAGAATTCACCAAAATGGGCTGGGGTTTt GCATTTCCACGAGACTCGCCACTAGCAATTGACATGTCAACAGCGATCCTAACACTGTCAGAGAACGGGGGTCTACAAAGGCTTCACGACAAATGGCTCACAAGAAGTGCATGCAGCTCTGAAGGTACAAAGCAGGACGTCGTTCGCCTACAAGTCCGAAGCTTCTGGGGACTCTTCTTACTCTGTGGCTCCGTTTGTCTTCTTGCTCTCCTTTTTTATCTCATCAAGATGATACGTCAGTACAGGAGGCATTATTCCGGGCAGATCATCAGCCCCCAATCTGGACTTCTCCGATCCTTCCTTTCATTTGTTAAAGAAAaggaagatcatcatcatcatcatgaggaAGCTGCAGCATGA
- the LOC109012695 gene encoding uncharacterized protein LOC109012695, whose product MDGTRKLDSGFLIWLLFVNIFLPFSFGKPDGVCVSQGGRFPPFSSEGKPPRKVSKGAKDLTLCRVFRRKTCCDVAQTYPALLSVRRLASTGEGSPECMHLWELLECSICHPRVGVQAGPPLICSSFCARVYEACSNAYFSMDAKAQVLAPCGLKDFICGRASKWVSNGTELCLAAGFSVNPTDEMYMSTEDTSCYGGKASLDSIADSWSASHSKVPKGTANSGVFEDFQQWVREMPFRERVSWAVGGMALTAGLLFISKRKSHSHRQKLAVIQRNARKLEAKRDVSNQGSRRGIGR is encoded by the exons ATGGACGGAACGAGGAAATTGGATTCTGGGTTTCTGATTTGGCTGCTCTTTGTCAATATTTTCCTGCCCTTTTCCTTTG GTAAACCTGATGGAGTGTGTGTCTCCCAAGGTGGCCGCTTTCCACCTTTCTCATCCGAGGGAAAACCTCCAAGAAAGGTAAGCAAGGGTGCCAAAGATTTGACACTTTGTAGGGTTTTCCGCAGAAAGACTTGCTGTGATGTAGCCCAGACGTATCCTGCATTGCTATCTGTCAGGAGGTTGGCTTCAACAGGAGAAGGCAGCCCAGAGTGCATGCACTTATGGGAACTGTTGGAGTGTTCCATATGTCATCCACGTGTTGGTGTTCAGGCAGGACCTCCTCTGATATGCAGCTCTTTTTGTGCGAGAGTCTATGAGGCTTGCTCCAATGCTTACTTCTCTATGGATGCAAAGGCACAG GTTCTAGCACCATGTGGACTTAAAGACTTCATCTGTGGCAGGGCTTCTAAATGGGTATCAAATGGCACTGAGCTTTGCCTTGCTGCAGGTTTTTCTGTTAACCCAACCGATGAAATGTACATGAGCACGGAGGACACATCTTGCTATGGAGGAAAAGCAAGTCTAGATTCCATTGCTGATTCATGGAGTGCTTCGCATTCTAAGGTGCCCAAGGGAACTGCTAATTCTGGGGTGTTCGAAGATTTCCAGCAATGGGTGAGAGAGATGCCATTTAGGGAAAGGGTTTCTTGGGCAGTAGGAGGGATGGCTCTGACTGCAGGATTGCTATTTATAAG CAAAAGGAAGAGTCATAGCCATCGCCAAAAGCTTGCAGTTATTCAACGCAACGCAAGGAAACTGGAAGCCAAGAGGGATGTCAGCAATCAAGGAAGCAGAAGGGGAATTGGAAGATGA
- the LOC109012694 gene encoding serine/threonine-protein phosphatase PP1-like isoform X2 — translation MMMMTMEGMMGKGGLDDIIRRLLEGKGGKQVQLSEGELRQLCINARQIFLSQPNLLEIRAPVRICGDIHGQFRDLLRVFEYGGYPPTANYLFLGDYVDRGKQSLETICLLLAYKIRYPENFFLLRGNHEDAKINRIYGFYDECKRRFNVRLWKLFTDCFNCLPVAALIDGKILCMHGGLSQELQNLDQIKELPRPTDVPDSGLLCDLLWADPDPNVEGWAESDRGVSCTFGPDRVAAFLDENDLDLICRGHQVVEDGYEFFAKRRLVTIFSAPNYGGEFDNVGALLSVDESLVCSFEILKPLESKLASASGSNTSRMKLGKPQ, via the exons atgatgatgatgacaatgGAGGGGATGATGGGTAAGGGGGGACTGGATGATATAATAAGGAGGCTTCTGGAAGGGAAAGGAGGGAAGCAGGTGCAGCTATCTGAAGGGGAGCTCCGTCAACTCTGCATCAACGCCAGACAAATCTTCCTCTCTCAGCCCAATCTCCTTGAGATTCGTGCTCCCGTTCGCATATGcg GTGACATACATGGACAATTCCGAGATCTACTGCGGGTTTTTGAATACGGTGGCTACCCTCCTACTGCAAACTACCTCTTTCTCGGTGATTATGTAGATCGAGGCAAGCAAAGTTTGGAGACGATATGTCTGCTTCTAGCCTACAAAATTAGATATCCTGAAAATTTCTTCCTGTTGAGAGGAAACCATGAAGATGCAAAGATCAATCGGATTTATGGATTTTATGACGAGTGTAAAAGGAGGTTCAATGTTAGGTTATGGAAACTATTTACCGACTGCTTTAATTGTTTGCCTGTGGCTGCACTCATTGATGGAAAGATACTTTGTATGCATGGAGGACTCTCTCAGGAGTTGCAAAATTTGGATCAAATAAAGGAACTTCCCAGGCCTACTGATGTACCGGATAGTGGTCTCCTCTGCGATCTGCTTTGGGCTGATCCCGATCCTAATGTTGAGGGCTGGGCAGAGAGTGATCGAGGTGTCTCATGTACTTTTGGACCTGATAGGGTTGCTGCATTTTTGGATGAGAATGACCTTGATCTCATTTGCCGAGGTCATCAG GTTGTGGAGGATGGATATGAATTTTTCGCTAAAAGAAGATTAGTCACAATATTTTCAGCTCCAAACTATGGTGGAGAGTTTGACAATGTCGGTGCTCTATTAAGTGTTGATGAATCTTTAGTGTgttcttttgaaatattaaaaccACTCGAGAGTAAATTAGCATCAGCAAGCGGGTCTAATACATCCCGGATGAAACTTGGAAAG CCCCAGTAG
- the LOC109012694 gene encoding serine/threonine-protein phosphatase PP1-like isoform X1, whose translation MMMMTMEGMMGKGGLDDIIRRLLEGKGGKQVQLSEGELRQLCINARQIFLSQPNLLEIRAPVRICGDIHGQFRDLLRVFEYGGYPPTANYLFLGDYVDRGKQSLETICLLLAYKIRYPENFFLLRGNHEDAKINRIYGFYDECKRRFNVRLWKLFTDCFNCLPVAALIDGKILCMHGGLSQELQNLDQIKELPRPTDVPDSGLLCDLLWADPDPNVEGWAESDRGVSCTFGPDRVAAFLDENDLDLICRGHQVVEDGYEFFAKRRLVTIFSAPNYGGEFDNVGALLSVDESLVCSFEILKPLESKLASASGSNTSRMKLGKLLFLIFV comes from the exons atgatgatgatgacaatgGAGGGGATGATGGGTAAGGGGGGACTGGATGATATAATAAGGAGGCTTCTGGAAGGGAAAGGAGGGAAGCAGGTGCAGCTATCTGAAGGGGAGCTCCGTCAACTCTGCATCAACGCCAGACAAATCTTCCTCTCTCAGCCCAATCTCCTTGAGATTCGTGCTCCCGTTCGCATATGcg GTGACATACATGGACAATTCCGAGATCTACTGCGGGTTTTTGAATACGGTGGCTACCCTCCTACTGCAAACTACCTCTTTCTCGGTGATTATGTAGATCGAGGCAAGCAAAGTTTGGAGACGATATGTCTGCTTCTAGCCTACAAAATTAGATATCCTGAAAATTTCTTCCTGTTGAGAGGAAACCATGAAGATGCAAAGATCAATCGGATTTATGGATTTTATGACGAGTGTAAAAGGAGGTTCAATGTTAGGTTATGGAAACTATTTACCGACTGCTTTAATTGTTTGCCTGTGGCTGCACTCATTGATGGAAAGATACTTTGTATGCATGGAGGACTCTCTCAGGAGTTGCAAAATTTGGATCAAATAAAGGAACTTCCCAGGCCTACTGATGTACCGGATAGTGGTCTCCTCTGCGATCTGCTTTGGGCTGATCCCGATCCTAATGTTGAGGGCTGGGCAGAGAGTGATCGAGGTGTCTCATGTACTTTTGGACCTGATAGGGTTGCTGCATTTTTGGATGAGAATGACCTTGATCTCATTTGCCGAGGTCATCAG GTTGTGGAGGATGGATATGAATTTTTCGCTAAAAGAAGATTAGTCACAATATTTTCAGCTCCAAACTATGGTGGAGAGTTTGACAATGTCGGTGCTCTATTAAGTGTTGATGAATCTTTAGTGTgttcttttgaaatattaaaaccACTCGAGAGTAAATTAGCATCAGCAAGCGGGTCTAATACATCCCGGATGAAACTTGGAAAG CTTCTTTTTCTCATCTTTGTTTGA
- the LOC109012697 gene encoding uncharacterized protein LOC109012697, whose protein sequence is MAQLPFNSISSLIEVQTDREETARKSKKEGKREKMGFFFFFAESYILSPTILCLLLFISPSLASETNPTTTKSSAYEVLEDYNFPIGILPKGVRGYNLDPSTGEFSAYLGGSCSFSLEGSYQLKYKSTIRGYISQGKLSSLEGVSVKLFFFWVDIVEVQRKGDSLGFSVGIAGADFPIDNFEECPQCGCGLNCNDGQLEEVRSIPIVSSYAK, encoded by the coding sequence ATGGCCCAGCTACCATTCAATTCCATTTCCTCTTTGATAGAAGTACAGACAGATCGAGAAGAGACAGCACGAAAGagcaagaaagaaggaaagagagagaagatgggcttcttcttcttcttcgccgAAAGTTACATACTTTCACCAACGATCCTATGCCTCCTTCTGTTCATTTCACCATCTTTAGCGTCAGAAACCAACCCTACAACCACCAAGAGCTCAGCCTATGAAGTTCTTGAGGACTACAACTTCCCTATTGGCATCCTCCCCAAAGGTGTGCGAGGCTATAATCTTGATCCCTCCACGGGAGAATTTTCTGCCTACTTGGGCGGTAGCTGCAGCTTCTCGCTCGAAGGGTCGTACCAGTTGAAGTACAAATCAACTATCAGAGGTTATATTTCGCAAGGCAAGCTCTCGAGCTTGGAGGGCGTTAGTGTGAAGCTCTTCTTCTTCTGGGTTGACATTGTTGAGGTACAGAGGAAAGGGGATAGTCTCGGATTCTCGGTCGGGATAGCTGGTGCTGATTTTCCTATTGATAACTTTGAGGAGTGCCCTCAGTGTGGTTGCGGATTGAATTGCAATGATGGGCAACTAGAGGAGGTCAGATCAATCCCGATTGTTTCTTCTTATGCCAAATGA
- the LOC108987468 gene encoding bidirectional sugar transporter SWEET17-like, whose translation MATLSFFVGVIGNIISVLLFLSPLGTFCRIVKHRTTEEFESFPYICTLLNSSLWTYYGVTKPGSLLVATVNSFGVVVEIVFISLFLVFAPPRIRAKTATLVAVLNVGFLAGVMLITGFLLHGDTKIDVIGFLAAGLNIVMYASPLAAMKRVVSTKSVEYMPFLLSFFVFLNGGIWTFYAVLVKDVFLGVSNGAGFILGTAQLVLYAIYMRNPKSSSKKMPEDSEDHESQHEHLLPSSSTCVQENITI comes from the exons ATGGCTACTCTAAGTTTCTTTGTTGGAGTTATAG GCAACATCATCTCAGTGCTactctttctttctccctt AGGAACATTTTGTCGAATTGTTAAGCATCGAACAACAGAGGAGTTTGAGAGCTTTCCTTACATTTGCACATTACTGAATTCATCATTATGGACTTACTATGGAGTTACAAAGCCTGGAAGCCTGCTTGTGGCTACTGTCAACAGTTTTGGTGTTGTTGTGGAGATTGTTTTCATTTCCTTGTTCCTTGTATTTGCACCTCCAAGGATTAGG GCGAAGACTGCAACATTAGTTGCGGTTTTGAATGTGGGATTCCTCGCAGGAGTGATGTTGATTACTGGTTTTTTGTTGCACGGAGATACAAAGATCGATGTCATAGGATTCTTGGCAGCAGGCTTGAATATAGTTATGTACGCTTCACCTCTGGCAGCCATG AAAAGGGTGGTGTCAACGAAAAGCGTGGAGTACATGCCTTTCCTTCTCTCCTTTTTCGTTTTCTTGAATGGAGGGATTTGGACCTTCTATGCCGTCCTTGTGAAGGATGTCTTTCTCGGA GTATCAAATGGGGCTGGATTTATTCTGGGAACAGCCCAACTGGTTTTATATGCAATATACATGAGGAACCCCAAGTCATCATCCAAGAAAATGCCTGAGGATTCGGAGGATCATGAGTCCCAGCACGAACACCTTCTTCCCTCTAGCAGTACTTGTGTGCAGGAAAATATTAccatatga